Part of the Mycolicibacterium mageritense genome is shown below.
GCCGATCAGCGCGCGTTCCCGGCCGCGCTCGCCGGTGCGCTTGATCTGGGCCAAGCCCAGGTGACCGAGCACCGCACCGGCCGGGGCGAACACGAACGCGAACACCAGCGACAGCGTGGCCAGGGTGTTGACCTTGCCTGCCGACGGTGGCTGCTGAGGTGCCGACACGATGGGCGGGCCGCCGTAGGACGGTTGATACGGCTGCTGCCCGCCCGGATGTTGCCCGAACGGCGCGGCGCCGAACGGGTCGCCGGGGCCACCCGGGAAACTCATGCCGCCCCGAACATGTTCATGATGAAAACGTTAACCCGGGATTCGCGCCAGGATCGCGGCAGTGATGTCTTCGGCACTGCTACCGGGGTTCTGGCTGAACACCACCAGATCGATCAACACGTTCGACTTGGCCGCGATGGCGCGAACGTTGCGAATACCGTCGAGCCCCCGCGGGCCTTCGATCATCGTGGCTTTCAACATCACGATCGACGGGTCGCCCGGAGCGCGGCTGACCGGGTCGACCTGGTAACGAACCGTCCCGCGCCCGTAGTCGAGCGTCTGGGTGAGGGCGCCGACGCAGCCCTGCCACAGCTTCTCGAGCGCGTCCGCCTGTGCCTGCGCGGCGGCCGCATTCGGGTACAGCATGACGCGTTCCTCGACCCCACCCGACTTCAGCAGCGTGTCCACGTCCGGGCTGGTGACCGAACGGGAGAACGTCGCCATGCCTGCGCTGTTCGCGTACACCTCGCTGGCACCGGCGAAGAGCGCAGGCCGGCAGCTCTCCGGCACGGTCGCCACCCCCGGTGAGCCGTTCAGTTCATCCGATGTGTCGGTCGCGGTGTACGTTTCGTCGAGGTTCGGCATGAGCCGCTTGACGTCGTCCAGGCTCAGCGGCAGGTTCGGGAGCTGGGCCCTGGTGACGAGCGGTGGTGGCGGCGCGGCGGGGGACGATGCCGATGTGGGCGGCGTGGCAACAGAAGTTCCGGACTCGGCTGCGGTTTCCGACGGTGCCGGTCGGACCGCCCAGACCACCAGCGCGACAACGGCTGCGACGATGAACACGTACGACAGCACCACGCCGATCAACGCGCGATCGCGGCCCCGCTGGCCCGTCCGTTTGATCTGGGCCAAGCCCAGGTGACCGAGAACCGCTCCGGCCGGGGCGAACACGAACGCGAATATCAGCGACAGCGTCGCAAGCGTGTTCATCTCGGCCGGTGGCGGCGGCTCCGTCACGATCGGCGGACCGCCGTACGGCTGCTGCGGACCACCCGGGAACTGTCCGAACGGCGCACCGCCGAACGGGTCGCCGTGAGGTCCGAACGTCACCGCTACAGGACTCCGAAGCTCGACGTCACCCAGCGGATCGGGTCGGCACACCGGAACGGGGCGATCCCCCTGGAGTGCAGCCGGTTTCCGCTGGGCGGCTGTCCGAGCGCGGACACCACGAAATAGCGGTGCTGCAAGCGGATTCCCGTCGACGGGTTCTCGACCGCCGCGACGATCGAGCCGCCGTGCAGCCGGGTCAGCAGGCTGCGCACCTCCTCGTGCATGAGCTGACCACCGACCTCGTCGTACTGCTGACCGTCGGACGTGTCACGCGAGTAGGCAGCACCGGCATTCGACATGATCAGGCTCCACTCGGAACCCTCGACGTCACGCAGCACCCGCAGGGCATCGAACTTCGACAGGATCACCGCGAGTTTCGGCTGCCCCGGCGCGACGGCCATCATCACGTTGTTGAGCACCGACCGCGGGTCGCCGCCGCTGAACAGCTGCGCGGGCAGCAGATCCTGTAGCTGGTCGCGGATCGCCTTGACCCGCAACGGATCGAACATGAAGAACACGGCATCGGCGTTGGCGAAGAACCGGAACGGCGGGGTGTGCAGGTCACCCGATTCCATGTCCTCACCCGCGACGTCGCGCAGCACCAGGAACCGCCGCACGCCGTGCCACGAGCCGATCGAGAACATCAGTGGCTCACGTTGGTTGGAGGCCTGGGTGTGCACGGTCGGCGTGGGCGGGATCAAACCGCGCTGCTCATACAGCGGTTTCTCGTAGTTGGTTTCGTACGCCTGCGCGGTGGCCCGGGTGACCGGTTCCATCGACACCCCGAGCCGCTCGCACAGCAGCTCCAACTGTTTGACCAGAACGCCGATGTACAAGCTCTTTCCGGTCGCCCGGGCCCCGGCCATCGCGATGCAGATGGCGTGCCCCTGCCGCCAGCCCTCGGGCAACGTGTAGTGGCACACCGGGCAGATCTCGATCGCG
Proteins encoded:
- a CDS encoding sensor domain-containing protein — translated: MTFGPHGDPFGGAPFGQFPGGPQQPYGGPPIVTEPPPPAEMNTLATLSLIFAFVFAPAGAVLGHLGLAQIKRTGQRGRDRALIGVVLSYVFIVAAVVALVVWAVRPAPSETAAESGTSVATPPTSASSPAAPPPPLVTRAQLPNLPLSLDDVKRLMPNLDETYTATDTSDELNGSPGVATVPESCRPALFAGASEVYANSAGMATFSRSVTSPDVDTLLKSGGVEERVMLYPNAAAAQAQADALEKLWQGCVGALTQTLDYGRGTVRYQVDPVSRAPGDPSIVMLKATMIEGPRGLDGIRNVRAIAAKSNVLIDLVVFSQNPGSSAEDITAAILARIPG